In a genomic window of Cardiocondyla obscurior isolate alpha-2009 linkage group LG08, Cobs3.1, whole genome shotgun sequence:
- the LOC139104653 gene encoding coiled-coil domain-containing protein 174, giving the protein MNMTKKINVNFSSLVSLKAELLRKQAEANEARLKTEPVNAQPSSKKKSKKTVVDGDKKNAKRLIDSEEIIAHKKSKLMLEAKARLYERLKKSKNNNKKFLVDFENKLDETGEEFVGETIDKEYPIEPEENWVEYKDCFGRTRKCLREDLPHMQKKDELIKQEIMKKHDEIKKEEEEEGNKIQYPVQEKEPEIEIMRRKWEEQTQKLADKANIHYQDILFDEARAHGVGYYAFSQDEEERVKQQENLINLRKETEKKQKEMKEIKELKEKMEQNRLKAARIRQRIRAGLPAEPTEEELAREKLINSAKNINVEKDNEFVVKNKEKPNKEVDHIFTKINEFTQNKETNDEDEIKAFEELLDKKNHWHVMSQEEWIDKCRVQRINEFSPVYDNFISAGFYNRSRNIYQQLIYNKNEKSDNTGSCNSQKSVEETNSSFINNDETVFIAKDTDSNSPNRSNLSDYNTTNSNSGEWSENTVGPMYSAVITSPKKQVTNSYPLPHLSSNSQNVYSCSEIYTLQQQKQIDDINIPLPDKSNICFLTSSSSSHTEKQEPLPQNINEDNIMAGLKYLREKFEASYSKDK; this is encoded by the coding sequence ATGAatatgacaaaaaaaataaatgtcaacTTTTCATCCCTGGTAAGTTTAAAAGCAGAATTGTTGAGAAAACAAGCTGAAGCAAATGAAGCCAGATTAAAGACTGAGCCTGTCAATGCACAGCCATCAAGTAAgaagaaaagcaaaaaaacTGTTGTCGAtggtgataaaaaaaatgccaaGAGATTAATTGATTCAGAAGAAATTATTGCccataaaaaatcaaaattaatgttgGAAGCTAAAGCTAGATTGTATGAGAGATTGAAAAAATCAAAGAATAATAACAAGAAATTTCTTGTTGATTTTGAAAACAAATTGGATGAAACTGGAGAAGAATTTGTTGGAGAGACAATTGATAAAGAATATCCCATAGAGCCAGAAGAAAATTGGGTTGAGTATAAGGATTGTTTTGGCCGTACAAGAAAATGTTTGCGAGAGGATCTCCCACACATGCAAAAAAAGGATGAATTGATAAAGCAGGAAATAATGAAGAAACATGatgagattaaaaaagaagaagaagaagaagggaaTAAGATACAATATCCTGTTCAGGAGAAAGAACCCGAGATAGAAATCATGAGAAGAAAATGGGAGGAGCAGACGCAAAAACTTGCTGACAAAGCAAATATTCATTATCAAGATATATTGTTTGATGAAGCGAGAGCACATGGTGTTGGTTATTATGCATTTTCGCAagatgaagaagaaagagTAAAGCAACAAGAAAACTTGATAAACTTGAGAAAGGAAACggagaaaaagcaaaaagaaatgaaggaGATCAAggaattaaaggaaaaaatggAACAGAATAGACTAAAGGCAGCGAGAATCAGACAACGTATTCGAGCGGGTTTGCCAGCAGAACCTACAGAAGAAGAATTGGCTCGAGAAAAGTTGATTAATTcggctaaaaatattaatgttgaaaAAGATAATGAATTTGTCGTAAAGAATAAGGAAAAGCCCAATAAAGAAGTTGACCATATATTTACAAAGATTAATGAGTTTACCCAGAACAAAGAAACTAATGATGAAGATGAGATAAAAGCTTTTGAAGAACTTTTAGACAAGAAGAATCACTGGCACGTAATGTCGCAAGAGGAATGGATAGATAAATGTAGAGTGCAAAGAATTAACGAATTTAGCCCCGTTTATGATAATTTCATAAGCGCTGGATTTTACAACAGATCTCGGAACATTTatcaacaattaatttataacaaaaatgaaaagtcAGATAACACAGGCTCTTGCAATTCTCAGAAGTCTGTTGAAGAAACTAATagcagttttattaataatgatgaGACGGTTTTCATTGCAAAAGACACTGATAGCAATAGTCCGAACAGAAGTAATTTATCGGACTATAATACAACGAATAGTAACTCTGGCGAATGGTCTGAAAACACCGTTGGACCGATGTATTCTGCTGTTATTACTTCACCTAAAAAACAAGTGACTAATTCGTATCCGTTACCTCATTTATCTAGCAATTCACAAAATGTTTATAGTTGCTCCGAGATATATACGCTTCAACAACAGAAACAGATTGACGATATAAATATTCCTCTTCCTGATAAAAGTAACATTTGCTTTTTAACTTCTAGTAGTAGTAGTCATACAGAGAAACAAGAACCATTAccacaaaatataaatgaagATAACATTATGGCTGggctaaaatatttaagagaaaaatttgaagCGAGTTAtagtaaagataaataa
- the Nse1 gene encoding non-structural maintenance of chromosomes element 1 homolog isoform X1, which translates to MVYGKEHKIILQTVMNEGALLENRVNELIMKLFDHNNTTKILREINAKLQPLYMTIKCINCEVTGQLYWIFVNTVEDKTTSLQSEFSQAELSLLRSVFSEIVTSNSHCISSTFCLNLCSSLNQKLTKTSAEEFLHEMVIRKWLCSKGGKYYMGVRSIAELLQYFKDTYEEKFKICSLCKQELLYGQKCNNCNAVTHIHCLENCTRTDGLGCPSCHQPMPELSHNQSDYANCTMDVDIENVLQEVEMTEFSQVKG; encoded by the exons ATGGTTTATGGCAAAGAACACAAGATTATTTTGCAAACTGTAATGAACGAGGGTGCTTTACTTGAAAATCGCGTTAATGagttaattatgaaattatttg ATCACAATAATACGACAAAGATATTACgtgaaataaatgcaaaactaCAACCGTTATACATGActataaaatgcattaattgCGAAGTTACTGGTCAGTTGTATTGGATTTTTGTAAACACAGTGGAGGACAAAACTACCAG TTTGCAATCAGAATTCTCACAAGCTGAATTGTCTCTCTTACGCTCTGTGTTTTCTGAAATTGTTACTTCCAACAGTCACTGTATATCAAGTACCTTTTGTCTTAATTTATGTTCGTCATTGAATCAAAAACTGACCAAAACCAGTGCTGAAGAGTTTTTACATGAAATGGTCATTAGAAAATGGTTATGCAGCAAG GGAGGTAAATATTATATGGGAGTAAGAAGCATAGCAGAACTATTGCAATATTTCAAAGACACTTATgaagaaaagtttaaaatcTGTTCTTTGTGCAAGCAGGAGCTGCTTTAT GGTcaaaaatgtaacaattgCAATGCTGTAACACACATTCATTGTCTGGAAAATTGTACAAGAACTGATGGTTTAGGATGTCCCAGTTGTCATCAACCTATGCCAGAATTATCACATAATCAATctg ATTATGCTAATTGTACTATGGATGTGGATATTGAAAATGTATTACAAGAAGTAGAAATGACAGAATTTAGTCAAGTCAAAGGATGA
- the Nse1 gene encoding non-structural maintenance of chromosomes element 1 homolog isoform X2, translating into MVYGKEHKIILQTVMNEGALLENRVNELIMKLFDHNNTTKILREINAKLQPLYMTIKCINCEVTGQLYWIFVNTVEDKTTSLQSEFSQAELSLLRSVFSEIVTSNSHCISSTFCLNLCSSLNQKLTKTSAEEFLHEMVIRKWLCSKGQKCNNCNAVTHIHCLENCTRTDGLGCPSCHQPMPELSHNQSDYANCTMDVDIENVLQEVEMTEFSQVKG; encoded by the exons ATGGTTTATGGCAAAGAACACAAGATTATTTTGCAAACTGTAATGAACGAGGGTGCTTTACTTGAAAATCGCGTTAATGagttaattatgaaattatttg ATCACAATAATACGACAAAGATATTACgtgaaataaatgcaaaactaCAACCGTTATACATGActataaaatgcattaattgCGAAGTTACTGGTCAGTTGTATTGGATTTTTGTAAACACAGTGGAGGACAAAACTACCAG TTTGCAATCAGAATTCTCACAAGCTGAATTGTCTCTCTTACGCTCTGTGTTTTCTGAAATTGTTACTTCCAACAGTCACTGTATATCAAGTACCTTTTGTCTTAATTTATGTTCGTCATTGAATCAAAAACTGACCAAAACCAGTGCTGAAGAGTTTTTACATGAAATGGTCATTAGAAAATGGTTATGCAGCAAG GGTcaaaaatgtaacaattgCAATGCTGTAACACACATTCATTGTCTGGAAAATTGTACAAGAACTGATGGTTTAGGATGTCCCAGTTGTCATCAACCTATGCCAGAATTATCACATAATCAATctg ATTATGCTAATTGTACTATGGATGTGGATATTGAAAATGTATTACAAGAAGTAGAAATGACAGAATTTAGTCAAGTCAAAGGATGA
- the LOC139104799 gene encoding N-acetylneuraminate lyase-like — MSRLPYLYKGFITAVFTPFNNKGSLNLNIIPQYAAYLAKKGIKGVLVNGTTGEAMSMSITERKLVAESWAEAVKETKQHLMIQVGGAPLPDVIELAKHARSLRVDSILCLPELYFKPSTPEQLIEYLKIIGETAPETPLLYYHNPMTTNVSIHMGEFLTSIGDKIPSFVGVKFTSTNLEEGAQALRADNGKYAIFLGNTQVIK; from the exons ATGTCC cGATTGCCGTATCTCTACAAAGGTTTCATTACCGCCGTGTTTACTCCTTTCAACAATAAAGG atctcttaatttaaatattataccaCAGTATGCAGCGTATCTTGCAAAAAAAGGAATCAAAGGTGTACTTG TTAATGGTACAACTGGTGAAGCGATGTCAATGTCTATTACCGAAAGAAAACTTGTTGCCGAATCTTGGGCAGAGGCAGTGAAAGAAACGAAACAGCACTTAATGATTCAAGTAGGAGGTGCGCCTCTTCCCGACGTAATCGAACTT GCGAAACATGCAAGAAGTCTGCGCGTGGATTCTATACTTTGCTTGCCAGAATTGTACTTCAAGCCTTCCACCCCTGAACAACTAATCGaatacttgaaaataattggTGAAACAGCACCGGAGACACcgttattatattatcataatCCTATGACGACTAACGTTAGCA tacATATGGGAGAGTTTTTGACATCAATTGGTGATAAAATACCCTCGTTCGTAGGTGTAAAATTTACTAGCACCAATTTGGAGGAGGGAGCACAAGCGTTACGTGCCGATAATGGGAAATATGCTATTTTTCTTGGCAATACGcaggtaataaaataa
- the LOC139104657 gene encoding N-acetylneuraminate lyase-like produces MSRLSYTYRGLIVPVLTPFSNNGSLNLNIIPQYAAHLAKNGIKGILVNGTNGEGMSMSVDERKLVAESWTKAVRDTKQHLMVQVGGAPLPDVIELAKHARSLRVDSILCLPELYFKPSTPKQLIEYLERIGKAAPEIPLLYYHIPIMTNVNIHMGRFLESIGDKLPSFVGIKFTSANLEEGAQALRADNRKYTIFLGNNQIINAAYALGIDSFIISSANMFPELVLNLLNLCKNGDVLKAKDLQEKLSNCVTAIMKHDNRIQATKIAMALLTDIDAGPSRASPNSIPSEIITAIVKDLTNLGYQLNINY; encoded by the exons ATGTCT cGATTGTCATATACCTACAGAGGCCTCATTGTTCCTGTATTAACTCCTTTCAGTAATAAtgg atcccttaatttaaatattataccgCAATATGCGGCACACCTTGCAAAGAACGGAATCAAAGGCATACTTg TTAATGGCACAAACGGTGAAGGAATGTCAATGTCCGTTGACGAAAGGAAACTTGTTGCCGAGTCGTGGACAAAAGCAGTGAGAGATACGAAACAACACTTAATGGTTCAAGTAGGAGGTGCGCCTCTTCCCGACGTAATCGAGCTT GCAAAACATGCAAGAAGTCTACGCGTGGATTCTATACTTTGCTTGCCAGAATTGTACTTCAAGCCTTCTACTCCTAAACAGCTGATTGAATATTTGGAAAGAATTGGCAAGGCAGCACCAGAAATACCACTTCTTTATTATCACATTCCTATTATGACCAACGTTAAca tACACATGGGACGATTTCTCGAATCGATTGGCGATAAACTACCTTCCTTTGTGGGAATAAAATTCACAAGTGCTAATTTAGAAGAGGGAGCTCAAGCGTTACGTGCCGATAACAGAAAATATACTATTTTTCTTGGCAATAATCAG ATAATAAATGCCGCATATGCATTGGGAATAGATTCTTTCATAATAAGCAGTGCAAATATGTTCCCGGAGCTCGTATTAAATCTTCTTAATCTTTGCAAAAATGGAGACGTATTAAAAGCTAAAGATTTGCAGGAAAAGCTTTCAAACTGTGTTACCGCCATAATGAAACATG ataatcGGATTCAAGCTACGAAAATAGCAATGGCTCTTCTTACTGACATTGATGCAGGACCATCTCGTGCATCACCGAATTCTATTCCTTCTGAGATTATAACGGCTATTGTAAAAGATTTAACAAACTTAGGATATCaactgaatattaattattag
- the LOC139104650 gene encoding 1-phosphatidylinositol 4,5-bisphosphate phosphodiesterase epsilon-1 has protein sequence MEIIAGLKSNKLKPFWHGVERIPVMEYLSSALLSAEYEHALARALAMPECPVVPFFGAFLRELREVIACDIKPQPEYKENRESPRASVKESEPQEHVPSSAPVARIAESNTETPSEWSSRSDSLNKPENPIVPAYDTNSVLDKVALFHKHRHARGRDATTGSLHHTLSIHTTAIEQTYMTEECDENDYHLDLDSYKPVQPLKIDHGVTLFPVAAPHTGMDLHLLQVLHHGTTLVHWDCEGGTSRTALVFARVDRACGTFVWEKPPWSPLKTAQVGGTALTEFSLNANPEDTIPAGLVGRYTQQQADCASVTLEEGYLDLGSVKEIIIGCCDRDREADLRSICKRYGLPGSDCCIGLMYGSSLPDNRLIFLLCPPALSKIWYMGLCWILRGLKRQQQLTDRRSRWLKEKYLQLYFSYLEQPIEGLEQPTTADAIRIFGGRDWSMTESVGTLSPTSSSTLRRRNVKGKKTKSIGNIHALTKDLNLKQYDSSTSDGGLSATPLRQITGSRESLTRILPASPRASRDRIPPRSPPSAGFTSTLPYTAFQSLLCITREKDRNGSGGIPGSLEAPWQMKARTTSIMYETQLNFVEFVALFRSFSLRARKDLRDLFGQLAITCRSQSDGSLRDFNIRPVVLRQTSDATPQRIGLLTRNNSIDCHEYKTGSNLQKKQIFDAVAAASIVNNCSGVDTSKSQVITLATFTKFLESRQQEKLSDDEIKALIKRHEPDPALRTQWCLSFEGFARYMMDKDNYAFPNEYATPSDTEMQQPLSQYYIASSHNTYLTGHQLKGESSVQLYSQVLLTGCRCVELDCWDGDDGTPLIYHGHTFTTKIPFRSVVEAIDRSAFVSSPYPVILSIENHCSPSQQARMAQIFQAVFGEKLVTKFLFESDFSDDPQLPSPSQLRYRILIKNKKLVVDPAGPLSHTPLSHRGKMLMSDRASSMKQMRTDVSNASVVEYFSEDEDDEEDDDEDDNIDDNSISSYERYLGSGQMPHGRLKSDPGVDDKTQKQSSQIAKELSDLVIYLQAIKFRGLNTMPVAPGKIRHQTHTGPVQRHSIAGIGPSSIASSSGSPQSLSTSASIASGGSNIDNIFRSTRGMPACFQTSSLNESSAKKICRKQPLGVVAHAETQLIRTYPAGMRIDSTNFNPVIFWAFGIQMVALNYQTDDAGLHLNSAMFEQNGQCGYVRKPMVMWDKGHMMYRRFNPWDKEFDGLHSAHLSLSIVSGQYVSITNFATSTYIEVELIGIPIDCAKHKTKVIQNNALNPIWNEKICFQVMFKDLAFLRFGVIEASSHHVIAQRVIPLKCLRPGYRHVRLRSCKNKPLALSTLFIYSRLEEESLDYNTCCRDHKESSKRLSSSKEPEKLSTVDPGSLGGVTLKRRMFFLMVHHVIPEEPYTILKVTQDSTTQEVMLQALQKAGISPDHVDEYILVEEVSRGWEKRDKEELPTQRVLDPTEHPLQAQAVWKGQGRFLLKRVGDDPSSRAWLASIRSTAAHSKLNDSNARDQSTHIWDEADTFLVCIYNVSPEIPYAILRVPISSSAQDVLAQALIKARRMENPAKFALVEELEWGGAGAVGSGNRQLRVLSDDENVYTTQAFWKTLGRFILREREQAIPRRNLLPATLDRLSKGFSVGRSVSLPGSSKEKVPVSEVLSDPTSRGLRHRLMMSGRRREVHSDGEDMRESDLFNAAFHLKKVSFRKLMSWKS, from the exons ATGGAGATAATTGCCGGTCTAAA GTCCAACAAGCTGAAGCCATTCTGGCATGGCGTCGAGCGCATACCGGTCATGGAATATCTCTCCTCCGCCCTTCTATCTGCCGAATACGAGCATGCACTCGCTCGCGCCCTCGCAATGCCAGAATGCCCGGTGGTACCATTCTTCGGGGCTTTCCTGCGCGAGCTGCGGGAAGTTATCGCGTGCGATATAAAG CCCCAGCCCGAGTACAAGGAAAATCGCGAGTCACCACGTGCTAGCGTTAAGGAGAGCGAACCTCAAGAACACGTGCCTTCCTCTGCGCCGGTCGCCAGGATCGCCGAGAGTAACACAGAGACGCCGTCGGAATGGAGTTCGAGGAGCGACTCCTTGAACAAACCGGAGAACCCCATCGTACCAGCCTACGACACAAATTCCGTTCTCGACAAAGTCGCGCTCTTTCACAAG catCGACATGCTCGTGGCAGAGACGCGACCACCGGCTCCCTTCACCACACCTTGAGCATCCATACAACCGCGATCGAGCAAACGTATATGACAGAGGAATGCGACGAGAATGACTATCATCTTGATTTGGACTCCTACAAGCCCGTGCAGCCGCTCAAGATTGACCACGGGGTCACTTTGTTTCCCGTTGCCGCCCCACACACTGGCATGGATCTTCATCTCCTGCAG GTGCTTCACCACGGTACAACTTTAGTCCACTGGGACTGCGAGGGTGGTACCTCGAGAACGGCGTTAGTGTTCGCGCGCGTCGACCGCGCCTGCGGCACTTTCGTATGGGAAAAGCCGCCTTGGAGTCCCCTGAAAACGGCGCAGGTCGGCGGTACCGCTCTAACCGAATTCTCGCTAAACGCAAACCCGGAGGACACGATACCAGCGGGCCTAGTCGGCAGGTACACGCAGCAGCAGGCTGACTGCGCCTCTGTCACTTTGGAAGAGGGATATCTCGATCTTGGATCAGTGAAGGAAATAATAATCGGCTGCTGCGATCGCGATCGAGAGGCTGATCTCAGGAGCATCTGCAAGAGATACGGCCTACCAGGCTCCGACTGCTGCATCGGCCTTATGTACGGCTCCAGTCTTCCGGACAATCGACTGATCTTTCTACTTTGCCCTCCCGCCCTTAGCAA AATATGGTACATGGGATTGTGCTGGATATTGCGAGGCCTCAAAAGACAACAACAGCTAACCGACCGCAGATCACGGtggttgaaagaaaaatatctgcAGTTATACTTTTCCTACTTAGAACAGCCGATAGAAGGATTGGAGCAGCCGACGACGGCCGATGCTATTCGCATTTTTGGCGGTCGCGACTGGTCAATGACGGAAAGCGTCGGAACGTTATCTCCGACGAGTAGCAGCACCTTACGAAGACGAAAcgttaaaggaaaaaaaactaaatcGATCGGCAATATTCATGCTTTAACCAAG GACCTGAATCTGAAACAGTACGATTCCTCAACTTCGGATGGAGGTCTGAGCGCTACACCTCTTCGTCAGATCACGGGAAGCAGAGAATCTTTAACGAGAATTCTACCGGCATCACCGAGAGCAAGCCGGGACCGAATACCACCGCGTAGCCCGCCGAGTGCCGGATTTACTTCCACTTTGCCTTATACCGCTTTTCAAAG TTTGTTATGCATTACCAGGGAAAAAGACAGGAACGGATCCGGTGGTATACCCGGGAGCTTAGAAGCCCCTTGGCAGATGAAAGCACGTACTACTTCGATCATGTACGAGACCCAATTGAACTTCGTGGAATTCGTCGCGCTCTTCCGATCGTTCAGCTTACGAGCCAGGAAGGATTTGCGCGATCTGTTCGGTCAGTTAGCGATAACGTGTCGTAGCCAGAGTGACGGATCACTGAGGGACTTTAATATTCGTCCGGTAGTGCTGAGGCAGACCAGCGATGCCACGCCGCAAAGAATCG GTTTGTTGACGAGAAACAATTCTATCGACTGTCACGAATATAAGACGGGGAGCAATCTACAAAAGAAGCAGATCTTCGATGCCGTCGCGGCGGCGAGTATAGTCAATAATTGCTCAGGCGTCGACACGTCGAAATCGCAAGTGATCACTCTGGCGACGTTCACGAAATTTCTGGAGTCTCGACAGCAAGAGAAACTGAGCGACGATGAAATCAAGGCGCTGATTAAG AGACACGAACCGGACCCAGCACTTCGCACACAGTGGTGTTTGTCTTTTGAAGGTTTTGCGCGGTATATGATGGACAAGGATAATTATGCTTTCCCGAATGAGTATGCAACACCGTCCGACACCGAAATGCAGCAGCCTCTGTCGCAATATTACATTGCCAGTTCCCACAACACGTATTTAACCGGGCATCAGCTCAAAGGAGAGTCTTCAGTGCAACTGTATTCGCAG GTACTTCTGACCGGATGTCGGTGCGTGGAGCTCGATTGTTGGGACGGCGATGATGGAACCCCGTTAATTTATCACGGTCACACTTTCACTACTAAAATACCATTTCGCTCGGTAGTAGAAGCGATCGATCGCAGCGCTTTTGTCAGTTCCCCTTATCCCGTGATTCTTTCCATCGAGAATCACTGCTCGCCAAGTCAGCAGGCTCGCATGGCGCAAATATTTCag GCTGTATTTGGCGAGAAATTGGTCACGAAATTTCTCTTTGAGTCAGACTTTAGTGACGACCCTCAACTGCCTTCGCCCTCGCAGCTTCGTTATCGaatcttgataaaaaataaaaaattagtcgTCGATCCTGCCGGACCTTTGTCTCACACGCCCCTCAGCCACCGCGGGAAAATGCTCATGTCGGATCGCGCGTCTTCAATGAAGCAGATGCGAACCGACGTAAGCAACGCGTCTGTCGTCGAATACTTTAGCGAGGATGAAGATGACGAAGAGGATGACGACGAGGATGACAACATTGAcg ATAACTCAATTTCGAGCTACGAAAGATACCTCGGCAGCGGCCAAATGCCACACGGTCGTTTGAAATCAGACCCAGGAGTGGACGACAAAACGCAAAAGCAAAGCAGCCAAATAGCTAAAGAGCTGTCGGACTTGGTGATTTATCTTCAAGCGATTAAATTCCGCGGACTGAATACTATGCCGGTCGCGCCGGGAAAAATACGTCACCAAACGCATACGGGACCAGTTCAGCGGCACAGCATCGCCGGCATAGGACCGAGCAGTATAGCTTCCTCATCGGGATCACCGCAATCGCTCTCGACGTCCGCCTCGATCGCGAGTGGCGGCAGCAATATCGATAATATCTTCAG ATCGACTCGCGGAATGCCGGCCTGCTTCCAAACCTCATCACTGAACGAGAGCTCggcgaaaaaaatttgcagaaAGCAGCCGTTAGGCGTGGTCGCTCATGCGGAAACTCAACTCATTCGAACGTATCCTGCCGGAATGCGTATTGATTCTACAAATTTCAATCCCGTAATATTTTGGGCTTTCGGAATCCAAATGGTTGCATTGAATTATCAGACAGACGACGCGGGATTACATTTGAATTCGGCTATGTTCGAGCAAAACGGCCAATGCGGATACGTTAGAAAACCTATGGTGATGTGGGACAAGGGGCACATGATGTACAG gCGATTCAACCCTTGGGACAAAGAATTCGACGGATTACACTCGGCGCATTTAAGTCTTTCGATAGTCTCAGGACAATACGTTTCGATTACAAATTTCGCTACCAGCACCTACATCGAGGTCGAGCTGATCGGTATACCGATCGATTGCGCAAAGCATAAAACGAAGGTAATCCAGAACAATGCGCTAAATCCAATCTGGAACGAAAAAATTTGCTTCCAAGTGATGTTCAAAGATCTCGCCTTTCTGCGTTTCGGTGTTATCGAGGCGAGCTCTCATCACGTAATCGCGCAACGCGTAATACCGCTCAAGTGTCTACGTCCCGGCTACCGACACGTACGACTGCGATCCTGCAAAAATAAGCCGCTGGCCCTATCCACGCTCTTTATCTATTCACGTTTAGAGGAGGAAAGCTTGGACTACAACACCTGCTGTCGCGATCACAAGGAATCGTCGAAGCGCCTCTCGTCGAGCAAAGAACCCGAGAAATTGAGCACCGTCGATCCCGGATCTCTAGGCGGGGTGACTTTGAAAAGGCGAATGTTCTTTTTAATGGTCCACCACGTGATACCGGAGGAGCCGTATACTATTCTAAAGGTAACTCAGGACAGTACTACGCAGGAGGTGATGCTGCAGGCGTTGCAGAAGGCCGGGATATCGCCGGATCACGTGGACGAGTACATCTTAGTCGAGGAAGTGTCTCGCGGGTGGGAGAAAAGGGACAAGGAGGAGTTGCCGACCCAACGCGTGCTGGACCCTACGGAACATCCTCTTCAGGCGCAGGCTGTGTGGAAGGGCCAGGGTCGATTTTTGCTGAAGCGAGTAGGCGACGATCCGAGCAGCAGAGCGTGGCTGGCGTCTATCAGAAGCACGGCCGCTCATTCGAAACTCAACGACTCCAACGCGAGGGACCAATCCACTCACATATGGGACGAAGCCGACACTTTTCTGGTTTGCATCTACAACGTTTCGCCGGAAATCCCGTACGCGATTTTACGCGTGCCGATAAGCAGCTCGGCGCAGGACGTCCTGGCGCAAGCTCTGATAAAAGCGAGGAGAATGGAGAACCCGGCTAAGTTCGCTCTGGTCGAGGAGCTCGAGTGGGGTGGCGCGGGGGCTGTCGGAAGCGGAAATCGTCAACTGAGAGTGTTGAGCGACGACGAGAACGTTTACACCACGCAGGCCTTTTGGAAAACTCTAGGCAGATTTATCTTAAGGGAAAGAGAGCAAGCGATTCCGCGGAGAAATTTATTGCCCGCGACCCTCGATCGACTCAGTAAAGGATTTTCCGTCGGCAGATCTGTATCTCTACCAGGATCCAGCAAAGAAAAGGTGCCTGTTTCAGAAGTACTGTCGGATCCCACTTCTAGAGGCCTGAGACATCGGCTAATGATGTCAGGACGAAGACGAGAAGTTCACTCCGACGGGGAGGACATGCGCGAGTCCGATCTATTCAACGCCGCTTTTCATTTGAAAAAGGTCTCGTTCCGAAAATTGATGAGCTGGAAGTCATAG